Proteins encoded within one genomic window of Streptomyces profundus:
- a CDS encoding cation:proton antiporter, giving the protein MDSHQLQILFLDIAIILVMARGLGYLATRVNQPPVVGEILAGILLGPTLFDGALSEALFPDDVRPMLMGLANLGVALFMFAVGLEIESSTMRGKGRVTVATAVGSTAVPFVLGICLAFALLPRHDSTNRAAFVVFIGLAISVTAFPVLARILTDRGLSRTAIGGIALAAAAFVDVAAWAALAGVNASVGADGNHWLVLFTLPYLAAMLLVVRPLLRRFLLPREGSEAQANPPLKFAVVLVGALLSAAATEAIGMHYIFGAFLFGLVVPKEGAQALRADIYDRTSHLTAVLLPVYFVVAGFQVDLGGIGTSGLLDLSLIIAVAVLGKFGGTYLGARSQKMPPRSAASLAALMNTRGLTELVILGVGLHLGLLSGELYSLMVVMAVVTTVMTGPLLTWIQRERLPAVPEDSVPRHRTGATSR; this is encoded by the coding sequence ATGGACAGCCATCAGTTGCAGATTCTCTTTCTCGATATCGCCATCATCCTGGTCATGGCGCGAGGTCTCGGATACCTCGCGACGCGGGTCAACCAGCCGCCCGTCGTCGGCGAGATCCTCGCCGGCATCCTGCTCGGCCCCACCCTGTTCGACGGCGCGCTCAGTGAGGCCCTGTTCCCGGACGACGTCCGGCCCATGCTGATGGGGCTCGCCAACCTCGGCGTCGCGCTGTTCATGTTCGCCGTGGGGCTGGAGATCGAGAGCAGCACCATGCGGGGCAAGGGGCGGGTCACCGTCGCCACCGCCGTCGGCTCCACCGCGGTTCCCTTCGTGCTCGGCATCTGCCTGGCCTTCGCCCTGCTGCCCCGGCACGATTCGACCAACCGGGCCGCCTTCGTCGTCTTCATCGGCCTGGCCATCTCCGTGACGGCCTTCCCGGTGCTCGCCCGCATCCTGACCGACCGTGGGCTGAGCCGTACCGCGATCGGCGGTATCGCGCTGGCCGCCGCCGCGTTCGTGGACGTCGCGGCCTGGGCCGCCCTGGCCGGAGTCAACGCCTCGGTCGGTGCCGACGGGAACCACTGGCTGGTCCTGTTCACCCTGCCCTACCTGGCCGCGATGCTGCTGGTGGTGCGGCCCCTGCTGCGCCGCTTCCTGCTTCCTCGTGAAGGTTCCGAGGCCCAGGCCAATCCCCCGCTCAAGTTCGCCGTGGTCCTCGTCGGGGCGCTGCTCTCCGCCGCCGCCACCGAGGCCATCGGCATGCACTACATCTTCGGCGCCTTCCTCTTCGGCCTGGTCGTGCCCAAGGAGGGTGCGCAGGCCCTGCGCGCCGACATCTACGACCGCACCAGCCATCTGACCGCCGTGCTGCTCCCCGTGTACTTCGTGGTCGCCGGCTTCCAGGTGGACCTCGGCGGGATCGGCACGTCCGGGTTGCTCGACCTCTCGCTGATCATCGCGGTGGCCGTCCTCGGGAAGTTCGGTGGCACCTACCTGGGTGCCCGTTCGCAGAAGATGCCCCCCAGGTCCGCCGCCTCGCTGGCCGCGCTGATGAACACCCGCGGACTGACCGAGCTGGTGATCCTCGGGGTGGGCCTGCATCTCGGGTTGCTGAGCGGAGAGCTGTACTCGCTGATGGTCGTGATGGCCGTGGTCACCACGGTGATGACCGGCCCGCTGCTGACCTGGATCCAGCGCGAGCGGCTCCCCGCCGTGCCCGAGGACAGCGTGCCCAGGCACCGGACCGGTGCCACCTCCCGTTGA
- a CDS encoding NAD(P)/FAD-dependent oxidoreductase → MSSSLYGISADYDVVIIGGGPAGATTAGLLAQRGHRVLVLDRERFPRYHVGESLIPAFMRPMDELGLTERMDQRGFERKYGGSLVWGNNQVPWKFAFLKGKYPYAFHTRRADLDALILDRARELGAHIIEDATVKEPIEENGRTVGIRYALRGLDGMREVRAGLVIDASGQARVLSRRYTDVKWHEELRNVAVWTYYDNCERLEGDEYTNILIEGLDDGWFWAIPIDKGTISVGYVTRSAAAGGSDQSLEQLFHSERERTTKLKHMLRDARQSAGFRTARDWSYHSDRFHGDGWVLVGDSAAFVDPLFSTGVALACMAGSTLASIVDQVIKHPEIEAKALDRYAQAYSGFFDEIREFVERFYDRTKYKEFYHSLAQEMIDPEHERKPADDFVTLISGLSGNHPMFHIDLDDLIADVSKPEEIDS, encoded by the coding sequence ATGTCGTCCAGTCTTTACGGTATTTCCGCCGACTATGACGTCGTGATAATCGGAGGAGGACCGGCCGGAGCCACCACGGCCGGCCTCCTCGCGCAACGCGGTCACCGTGTGCTCGTACTCGACCGGGAGCGTTTTCCGCGTTACCACGTCGGCGAGTCTCTCATTCCGGCATTCATGCGTCCGATGGACGAACTCGGTCTCACCGAACGCATGGACCAGCGTGGGTTCGAGCGGAAGTACGGTGGGAGCCTCGTCTGGGGAAACAACCAGGTGCCGTGGAAGTTCGCCTTCCTGAAGGGCAAGTACCCCTACGCCTTCCACACCCGTCGCGCCGACCTGGACGCGCTGATCCTCGACCGCGCCCGCGAGCTCGGCGCCCACATCATCGAGGACGCCACGGTCAAGGAGCCCATCGAGGAGAACGGCCGCACCGTCGGTATCCGTTACGCCCTGCGCGGCCTGGACGGGATGCGCGAGGTGCGGGCCGGCCTGGTCATCGACGCCTCGGGCCAGGCCCGGGTGCTCAGCCGCCGCTACACCGACGTCAAGTGGCACGAGGAGCTCCGCAACGTCGCGGTCTGGACCTACTACGACAACTGCGAGCGCCTTGAGGGCGACGAGTACACCAACATCCTGATCGAGGGCCTGGACGACGGCTGGTTCTGGGCGATCCCGATCGACAAGGGCACCATCAGCGTCGGCTACGTGACCCGGTCGGCCGCGGCGGGCGGGTCGGACCAGTCGTTGGAGCAGCTCTTCCACAGCGAGCGCGAGCGCACCACGAAGCTCAAGCACATGCTGCGCGACGCCCGGCAGTCCGCCGGCTTCCGCACGGCCCGCGACTGGTCGTACCACTCGGACCGGTTCCACGGCGACGGCTGGGTGCTGGTCGGGGACTCCGCCGCCTTCGTCGACCCGCTGTTCTCCACCGGCGTGGCGCTGGCCTGCATGGCCGGCAGCACGCTCGCCAGCATCGTCGACCAGGTCATCAAGCACCCGGAGATCGAGGCGAAGGCGCTCGACCGCTACGCCCAGGCCTATTCCGGATTCTTCGACGAGATCCGTGAGTTCGTCGAGCGGTTCTACGACCGAACGAAGTACAAGGAGTTCTACCACAGCCTCGCCCAGGAAATGATCGACCCTGAGCACGAGCGCAAGCCGGCCGATGACTTCGTCACCCTCATCTCCGGCCTCAGCGGAAATCACCCCATGTTTCACATTGACCTGGACGACCTCATCGCGGATGTTTCGAAGCCGGAGGAAATCGACTCCTGA
- a CDS encoding MBL fold metallo-hydrolase — MRDWPASFADRLTSPLPGVTDFVRLALRGQRLRPPAKALAQIPDLPVAPGPVPEVGPADLALTWAGHASCVLRIGGLTVLTDPVWSQRIVGTPERITPVGVPWEDLPHIDAVVISHNHYDHLDSDTLRRLPRDTPLLVPAGLGAWSRRRGFTDVTELDWWEAVELPGPAGRVRCDFVPSHHWSRRGLTDTCRTLWGGWILTAPDGRRVHFAGDTGYGHWFGEIGTRYPGIDLTILPIGAYEPRWMLAPVHTSPEEAVRACEDLGARIMAPMHWATFLLSAEAPLEPLHRVRDAWATTGRPREDLWDLAIGASAVLPAGA, encoded by the coding sequence ATCCGCGACTGGCCGGCCTCCTTCGCGGACCGGCTCACCTCCCCGCTGCCGGGGGTGACGGACTTCGTCCGGCTCGCCCTGCGCGGGCAGCGCCTGCGACCGCCGGCGAAGGCCCTCGCCCAGATTCCCGATCTGCCCGTGGCCCCGGGGCCGGTGCCCGAGGTCGGCCCCGCCGACCTCGCTCTCACCTGGGCCGGGCACGCCAGCTGCGTCCTCCGGATCGGGGGCCTGACCGTCCTCACCGATCCGGTCTGGTCCCAGCGGATCGTGGGCACCCCCGAGCGGATCACCCCGGTCGGCGTCCCGTGGGAGGACCTTCCCCACATCGACGCCGTCGTCATCAGCCACAACCACTACGACCACCTGGACAGCGACACCCTGCGCCGACTGCCCCGGGACACCCCGCTGCTCGTTCCGGCCGGCCTCGGCGCCTGGAGCCGCCGCCGCGGCTTCACGGACGTCACCGAACTCGACTGGTGGGAGGCCGTGGAACTGCCAGGACCCGCCGGCCGGGTCCGCTGCGACTTCGTGCCTTCCCACCACTGGAGCCGGCGCGGGCTGACCGACACCTGCCGCACCCTGTGGGGCGGGTGGATACTGACCGCGCCCGACGGCCGCCGCGTCCACTTCGCCGGCGACACCGGGTACGGCCACTGGTTCGGCGAGATCGGCACCCGCTACCCGGGTATCGACCTGACGATCCTTCCCATCGGCGCCTACGAGCCGCGCTGGATGCTCGCCCCCGTCCACACCTCCCCCGAGGAGGCCGTGCGGGCGTGCGAGGACCTGGGGGCCAGGATCATGGCCCCCATGCACTGGGCGACCTTCCTGTTGTCCGCCGAGGCTCCGCTGGAACCCCTGCACCGGGTCCGGGACGCCTGGGCCACCACCGGGCGGCCCAGGGAGGACCTTTGGGACCTGGCCATCGGCGCGTCCGCCGTGCTGCCCGCCGGCGCATAG
- a CDS encoding TetR/AcrR family transcriptional regulator yields MYETREGQPTTPRSMGRPRNRHADTAILQATVTLLGESGFQGLTMDQVAQRAGVGRATVYRRWRSKEEMIISALDTLMADFDVKVTGDLHEDLFALTCWLRDGLLNAPEGRLLPHLAAQAVSNPNFPSSHMDTWVCPWRDAVEAVLTRGVQEGLVRQDVNLISIVDMLGGVVILRLFLGHGRPLADDQIQDMIDAVLGGALVRGAESA; encoded by the coding sequence ATGTACGAGACGCGTGAAGGCCAACCAACCACGCCCCGCTCCATGGGTCGGCCTCGCAACCGCCACGCGGACACCGCGATCCTCCAGGCCACGGTGACGCTGCTGGGCGAGTCCGGATTCCAGGGGCTGACCATGGACCAGGTTGCCCAGCGGGCCGGAGTGGGCCGCGCCACCGTCTACCGGCGGTGGCGGTCGAAGGAGGAGATGATCATCAGCGCGCTGGACACGCTGATGGCGGACTTCGACGTCAAGGTCACGGGCGACCTGCACGAGGACCTGTTCGCCCTCACCTGCTGGCTCAGGGACGGCCTGCTGAACGCGCCCGAGGGCCGGCTCCTGCCGCACCTCGCCGCACAGGCCGTCAGCAACCCGAACTTCCCGTCCAGTCATATGGACACCTGGGTGTGCCCCTGGCGCGACGCGGTCGAGGCCGTGCTGACCCGGGGCGTCCAGGAAGGGCTCGTCCGGCAGGACGTCAATCTGATCAGCATCGTGGACATGCTCGGTGGAGTGGTGATCCTCCGTCTCTTCCTCGGGCACGGCCGTCCGTTGGCCGACGACCAGATCCAGGACATGATCGACGCGGTACTCGGCGGCGCCCTCGTCCGGGGAGCCGAAAGCGCCTGA
- a CDS encoding MFS transporter — MSESAVWSSPKRWWALAVLVMCVLVNGLDATILYVAMPELVDALGASNSDLQWFHNAYLLVFASLMLPFGVLADRIGRKRLLLVGLAVFGLASAYAMVAGSSGELIVGRALMGLGAAIVTPVSLAMLPVLFAPRERARALAIWSAGVALGLPIGPLAGGWLLEHFWWGSVFLINIPILAAAMVAGFLLFPEHRGVREHSFDWQGAVLSVVGLGALTYALTRAPEEGWVSVETLGGVAAGAALLLLFVLRERSTAHPLLDVRNFGNRPFGASIVALLLVHFAMAGFLFMLSPYLQAVLGNSSLGTGVRMLPVVLAVIVGAGAAERLAPRVGPRGPVTAGLLFMASGLLIFSTTGVNSSETAVAACQLLLGVGIGLTLAIAMHTALSTVPDDKSGEASGATSAFRQVGGVIGVAVLGSVLGTAYQNRMEPATEGLPEEAADAATDTVGAALQVADLIGPGGEALAEAARQAYVDSMDVALVGGAVVLFVLAAVVFAWMPARLTGHGPIPVKAVSAGSSAPSGERVA; from the coding sequence ATGTCCGAATCCGCGGTCTGGAGCAGCCCGAAGCGCTGGTGGGCGCTTGCTGTTCTGGTCATGTGTGTGTTGGTCAACGGCCTGGACGCGACCATCCTCTACGTCGCGATGCCCGAGCTCGTCGACGCGCTGGGGGCCTCCAACTCCGATCTCCAGTGGTTTCACAACGCGTACCTGCTGGTGTTCGCGAGTCTGATGCTGCCGTTCGGCGTCCTCGCCGACCGCATCGGCCGCAAGCGGCTCCTGCTGGTCGGTCTGGCGGTCTTCGGCCTCGCGTCGGCCTATGCGATGGTGGCCGGCAGTTCGGGCGAACTCATCGTCGGCCGGGCGCTGATGGGCCTGGGCGCGGCCATCGTCACTCCGGTGTCACTAGCCATGCTGCCGGTGCTGTTCGCCCCGCGCGAGCGGGCCCGAGCGTTGGCCATCTGGTCTGCCGGCGTCGCTCTCGGCCTGCCGATCGGACCGCTGGCCGGTGGCTGGCTGCTGGAGCACTTCTGGTGGGGTTCGGTGTTCCTGATCAACATCCCGATCCTGGCCGCGGCCATGGTCGCCGGCTTCCTGCTGTTCCCCGAGCACCGCGGGGTGCGCGAGCACAGCTTCGACTGGCAGGGAGCGGTTCTCTCGGTCGTCGGGCTCGGCGCGCTCACCTACGCCCTGACCCGCGCGCCGGAGGAGGGCTGGGTGAGCGTCGAGACCCTGGGCGGCGTCGCGGCCGGCGCCGCCCTGCTCCTCCTCTTCGTGTTGCGCGAACGGAGCACCGCACACCCGCTGTTGGACGTGCGGAACTTCGGCAACCGCCCCTTCGGCGCCTCCATCGTCGCCCTCCTGCTCGTCCACTTCGCGATGGCCGGCTTCCTGTTCATGCTCAGTCCCTACCTCCAGGCCGTGCTCGGCAACTCCTCGCTGGGGACCGGTGTGCGGATGCTCCCGGTGGTGCTCGCCGTCATTGTCGGCGCCGGCGCCGCGGAGCGGCTCGCCCCACGGGTCGGCCCACGCGGTCCGGTGACGGCCGGTCTCCTGTTCATGGCCAGCGGGCTGCTGATCTTCTCCACCACCGGTGTCAACTCCAGCGAGACCGCCGTGGCCGCCTGTCAGCTGCTGCTCGGCGTCGGCATCGGCCTCACCCTGGCCATCGCCATGCACACCGCCCTGTCCACCGTCCCCGACGACAAGTCGGGCGAGGCATCGGGCGCCACCAGTGCCTTCCGGCAGGTTGGCGGTGTCATCGGGGTGGCGGTGCTCGGCAGCGTCCTGGGCACGGCCTACCAGAACCGCATGGAGCCGGCGACCGAGGGTCTGCCCGAGGAGGCCGCCGACGCGGCCACGGACACGGTAGGCGCGGCGCTCCAGGTCGCGGACCTGATCGGCCCGGGGGGCGAGGCGCTGGCCGAGGCCGCCCGCCAGGCGTATGTGGACAGCATGGACGTGGCCCTGGTCGGCGGCGCCGTGGTGCTGTTCGTCCTGGCCGCGGTGGTCTTCGCCTGGATGCCCGCCCGCCTCACCGGTCACGGTCCCATCCCGGTGAAGGCCGTCTCCGCCGGCTCCTCCGCTCCCAGCGGGGAGCGCGTAGCATGA
- a CDS encoding AfsR/SARP family transcriptional regulator: protein MSVAPNALTVQLLGPLRVWRGDEELAIGPPKQRALFALLATQPGNVVSREQIVDGLWGPEAPNTALNGVHTYVAGLRRVLDPGRRGRESGRLLLSTAGGYELCLPLESVDAAQFVRRCNQARRMAADRQVEAAFDNLGKALGLWRGEALAGVPGPFAALERGRLREMRFSAVEDWIAGMITAGRYEEAIVVTTEAISQEPLREKLRCLLMLALSHCGRQAHALQAYNDARAVLREELGIEPGAELRSLHQRILSGAVGQGQQERAPVPRAAVAAPRPEPAAAGSPPTGAVPYPSQLPSRSRVFVGREEELSSVRQMLTEEDPERGRATPIVAIDGPPGVGKSALALELAHESLDRFPDGHLYADLRGTSGHPPTPFEVLARLLQGLGVTAGSVPADLDGRVMLYRSLLHGKRMLVLLDDALDVNQTRILIPQGPACVIVTGRRPQRGLVARYGAHRISLKPLDSETASGLLIRLLDGAATRGSSEAIHRLVELCGYLPLGIRITAASLLMDPYASPERLAALYEDPVTRLDLLTVQGDEGMSVRAALGASYRSLPEKAARLFRLLAAMGLEGFDVPEPGGAQAVDSEVRGALELLADLGLLERTGSGGYQFSKLIRAYAEEMAELEEGLSRPGRRLAVRSTPGRAGGDRAAFFPRVKSVPEGHPSG, encoded by the coding sequence GCAGGGAGCAGATCGTCGACGGGCTGTGGGGGCCGGAGGCACCCAACACGGCACTCAACGGAGTGCACACCTATGTCGCGGGCCTGCGGCGGGTGCTCGACCCCGGACGACGCGGCCGGGAGTCCGGCCGGCTGCTGCTGTCCACCGCCGGCGGGTACGAGTTGTGCCTTCCCCTGGAGTCGGTGGACGCGGCGCAGTTCGTCCGACGCTGCAACCAGGCCAGGCGGATGGCGGCCGACAGGCAGGTGGAGGCCGCCTTCGACAACCTGGGGAAGGCCCTCGGCCTGTGGCGGGGGGAGGCGCTCGCCGGTGTCCCCGGCCCGTTCGCGGCACTGGAGCGGGGCCGGCTGCGCGAGATGCGGTTCTCCGCCGTCGAGGACTGGATCGCCGGAATGATCACCGCGGGCCGCTATGAGGAAGCCATCGTGGTGACCACCGAGGCCATCTCCCAGGAGCCGCTCCGGGAGAAGCTGCGCTGCCTGTTGATGCTCGCACTCTCGCACTGCGGCCGGCAGGCGCACGCCCTACAGGCGTACAACGACGCCCGCGCCGTGCTCAGGGAGGAGCTGGGCATCGAGCCGGGCGCCGAACTGCGAAGCCTGCACCAGCGGATCCTGTCCGGAGCCGTCGGGCAGGGACAGCAGGAGCGTGCTCCCGTCCCCCGGGCGGCCGTGGCCGCGCCCCGGCCGGAGCCGGCGGCGGCCGGTTCCCCACCGACTGGAGCCGTCCCGTATCCGAGTCAACTTCCCTCGCGGTCCCGCGTGTTCGTGGGACGCGAGGAAGAGCTCAGCTCGGTGCGGCAGATGCTGACCGAGGAGGACCCCGAGCGCGGGCGCGCCACCCCCATCGTCGCCATCGACGGCCCTCCAGGCGTGGGCAAGAGCGCGCTGGCCCTGGAGTTGGCACACGAGTCCCTGGACCGGTTTCCCGACGGCCACCTGTACGCCGACCTCAGGGGGACCAGCGGCCACCCGCCGACCCCTTTCGAGGTGCTGGCCAGGCTGCTCCAGGGCCTGGGCGTCACGGCCGGCTCCGTGCCGGCCGATCTGGACGGGCGGGTGATGCTCTACCGGAGCCTGCTGCACGGCAAGCGGATGCTGGTCCTGTTGGACGACGCCCTCGACGTGAACCAGACCCGGATCCTGATCCCGCAGGGTCCTGCCTGTGTGATCGTCACCGGACGTCGGCCGCAGCGCGGGCTGGTCGCACGCTACGGCGCGCACCGCATCAGCCTCAAACCGCTGGACTCGGAGACCGCGTCAGGGCTGCTCATCCGCCTGTTGGACGGGGCGGCCACGCGGGGAAGCAGCGAGGCCATCCACCGGCTCGTCGAGCTGTGCGGGTACCTCCCCCTGGGCATCCGGATCACGGCGGCCTCGCTGCTGATGGACCCCTACGCCTCCCCGGAGCGGCTGGCCGCGCTGTACGAGGATCCGGTGACCCGGCTCGACCTGCTGACCGTCCAGGGGGACGAGGGGATGAGCGTGCGCGCGGCGCTCGGGGCGAGCTACCGCAGTCTGCCGGAGAAGGCGGCCCGGCTGTTCCGGCTGCTGGCCGCCATGGGCCTGGAGGGGTTCGACGTGCCGGAACCGGGCGGCGCTCAGGCCGTGGATTCCGAGGTGAGGGGCGCTCTGGAGCTGTTGGCGGATCTGGGGCTGTTGGAGCGGACCGGCTCCGGCGGCTACCAGTTCAGCAAGCTGATCAGAGCGTACGCCGAGGAGATGGCGGAGTTGGAGGAGGGCCTGTCACGTCCCGGGCGCCGGCTGGCGGTCCGTAGCACTCCGGGTCGTGCCGGGGGTGACCGGGCGGCCTTCTTCCCACGCGTCAAGTCCGTTCCCGAGGGTCACCCAAGCGGCTGA